From the Chloroflexus aurantiacus J-10-fl genome, one window contains:
- a CDS encoding CpaF family protein, which produces MSLLKRLGNQPQPEPAPAVATPPPVAATVVPAPAPPPPVTPPAAPAPARPTVQDATPANDQKRMLELSLWIVDRIQASLGNQTELKRSPETERLLQERFARIYQQANVQLSDQDVKKLFAMVCDELFGFGPLQQLLDDDSISEVMVNGPYKVYIEQKGKLKLSDVRFASDEHVMKIIDRIIRPLGRRIDRKWPMVDARLPDGSRVNAIIPPCAIDGSTITIRKFSKNKLKVDDLIRFGSMTAEMAEFLRACVVSRLNIVVAGGTGSGKTTLLNVLSNFIPEDERIVTIEDSAELQLAQDHVVRLEAKPPEIDGTGRVTIRDLVINSLRMRPERIVIGECRGGETLDMLQAMNTGHDGSLTTLHANTPRDAIARMETMALMAGMEMPLKVIREQIASAIDLIVQQTRLEDGSRKVAYITEVQGMEGDTVVLQDIFKLEILGKTGEGKILAELRPTGVRPKFTPRLEAHGFKLPPSIFGAQIPGQRGRF; this is translated from the coding sequence ATGTCGCTGCTCAAACGTCTCGGTAATCAACCACAGCCAGAGCCTGCTCCGGCTGTTGCTACACCCCCGCCTGTAGCGGCAACCGTGGTGCCGGCTCCAGCGCCGCCTCCACCGGTGACGCCCCCTGCTGCCCCAGCACCAGCTCGCCCAACGGTTCAGGACGCAACTCCGGCCAATGATCAGAAACGGATGCTGGAACTGTCGCTCTGGATTGTTGACCGCATTCAGGCTTCGTTGGGGAATCAAACGGAGCTGAAGCGATCTCCTGAGACGGAGCGACTACTCCAAGAGCGCTTCGCTCGTATTTATCAACAGGCGAACGTGCAACTTTCCGACCAGGATGTCAAAAAGCTCTTCGCAATGGTCTGCGATGAGCTGTTCGGCTTCGGCCCACTTCAGCAGTTGCTCGACGATGATAGCATTTCCGAGGTGATGGTCAATGGACCATACAAGGTCTACATTGAACAAAAGGGCAAGCTCAAGCTCTCTGATGTACGTTTTGCATCTGATGAGCATGTGATGAAGATTATCGACCGGATCATCCGGCCGCTCGGTCGCCGCATCGACCGCAAGTGGCCGATGGTCGATGCTCGTTTGCCCGATGGCTCGCGTGTTAATGCGATCATCCCGCCCTGCGCTATCGATGGCTCAACGATTACCATTCGTAAGTTTTCCAAGAACAAGCTCAAGGTCGATGACCTGATTCGCTTCGGTTCGATGACGGCTGAAATGGCAGAATTTCTCCGTGCCTGTGTCGTCTCGCGCTTGAACATTGTGGTTGCTGGTGGTACCGGCTCCGGTAAGACGACATTGCTGAACGTGCTGTCGAACTTTATTCCCGAAGACGAACGTATCGTAACGATTGAAGACAGCGCCGAGCTTCAACTGGCCCAGGATCACGTGGTTCGCCTCGAAGCCAAACCACCGGAGATCGACGGTACCGGGCGGGTGACGATCCGCGACCTGGTGATCAACTCACTGCGTATGCGACCGGAGCGGATTGTGATTGGCGAATGCCGTGGTGGTGAGACGCTTGACATGTTGCAGGCAATGAATACCGGCCACGATGGCTCGTTGACTACCCTGCACGCAAATACGCCACGCGACGCTATCGCTCGTATGGAAACAATGGCGCTGATGGCGGGTATGGAAATGCCGCTAAAGGTTATTCGTGAACAGATCGCCTCGGCAATTGATCTGATTGTCCAGCAAACCCGCCTCGAAGATGGTTCACGCAAGGTGGCCTATATCACCGAAGTGCAGGGCATGGAAGGTGATACCGTCGTTTTGCAAGACATCTTTAAGCTCGAGATTCTGGGCAAGACGGGTGAAGGTAAGATACTGGCCGAATTACGCCC
- a CDS encoding AAA family ATPase: MSFRLHEVNPTPTTPGATPNRMPDIPPQPTNIAETGLSMGFLTDHILKVIYFSGAITGQKLEETVKLPFLGVIDKVLEFLKLEEYVDIIGAEGGFSERSFQYVITGKGRNKVHEVIDRNQYAGPAPVPLQQYVEVTLRQSIGELVIDQATIRKAFSHLVVSEKMLDKIGPAANSARSLFLYGPPGNGKTTIAEGIANLLGGLVIIPYAVEVDGQIIKVFDPLNHQVVQINEVGHADVPPGPFGAAMTAMPATVYPDARWVVCKRPRVMVGGELELEQLELIFDPVSKVYEAPFQMKANGGLFLIDDFGRQKCRPQDLLNRWIVPLEKKVDFLALQTGKKIQVPFDVLIVFSTNLNPRDLVDDAFLRRIRHKIEVPNPTPTEFRAIFQLVCKSKRIPYSDDGLRYLIQEHYMKVGRELRACHPRDLCDQILDEAKYRGIPPAMSRELIDRACEAYFVKLG; this comes from the coding sequence ATGAGCTTCCGTTTACACGAAGTAAATCCAACTCCTACCACTCCTGGTGCAACGCCTAACCGAATGCCTGACATACCACCACAACCAACCAACATTGCCGAAACCGGGCTGTCGATGGGGTTTTTGACCGACCACATTCTGAAGGTTATCTATTTTTCGGGTGCAATCACCGGTCAGAAACTCGAAGAGACGGTAAAGCTGCCGTTTTTAGGCGTGATTGATAAAGTGCTCGAGTTTCTTAAACTTGAGGAATACGTTGACATTATCGGTGCTGAGGGTGGTTTTAGTGAACGTTCCTTCCAATATGTGATTACCGGCAAAGGCCGGAATAAAGTTCACGAGGTCATTGATCGAAACCAATACGCCGGCCCGGCACCGGTTCCTCTCCAGCAATATGTCGAGGTTACACTTCGGCAGAGTATTGGCGAGCTAGTGATCGATCAGGCCACTATTCGCAAGGCGTTCAGCCACCTGGTGGTTAGCGAGAAGATGCTGGACAAAATTGGCCCGGCGGCCAATTCAGCGCGTTCACTCTTTTTATACGGCCCTCCCGGTAATGGAAAGACAACCATTGCTGAAGGTATCGCGAATCTGCTGGGCGGACTGGTCATCATTCCGTATGCCGTAGAAGTTGATGGTCAGATTATCAAAGTCTTCGATCCGCTCAACCATCAAGTCGTACAGATCAATGAAGTCGGCCACGCGGATGTTCCACCAGGACCATTCGGCGCAGCAATGACCGCAATGCCTGCCACTGTCTACCCGGATGCCCGTTGGGTTGTGTGTAAACGTCCACGGGTAATGGTCGGTGGTGAACTTGAGCTGGAGCAACTCGAATTGATCTTCGATCCAGTTTCAAAGGTCTACGAGGCTCCATTCCAGATGAAAGCGAATGGCGGACTCTTCTTGATCGATGACTTTGGCCGCCAAAAATGCCGTCCACAAGACCTTCTCAACCGCTGGATTGTTCCTCTGGAAAAGAAAGTTGATTTTCTCGCGCTTCAAACCGGCAAGAAGATTCAGGTTCCGTTCGATGTGTTGATTGTCTTCTCTACCAACCTGAATCCGAGAGACCTGGTTGATGACGCTTTTCTCCGGCGAATTCGCCATAAGATTGAGGTACCTAACCCGACACCAACCGAATTCCGGGCAATCTTTCAACTTGTTTGCAAGAGCAAACGCATTCCTTATAGCGATGATGGGTTACGCTATCTGATCCAGGAGCACTACATGAAAGTCGGGCGCGAATTACGTGCCTGTCATCCGCGTGATCTGTGCGATCAGATACTCGACGAGGCCAAGTATCGGGGTATCCCACCGGCAATGTCTCGTGAGTTGATTGATCGTGCATGTGAAGCCTATTTCGTCAAGCTTGGTTAA
- a CDS encoding tetratricopeptide repeat protein, with protein MALSKQDEKMRIRRRLQEKAIELAALNRWQEAADLNQQLLRVGEDVETYNRLGKALFELGKYADSHRAYQNALRLNAANPIARKNVARLEALLARGITEAPITRSTRQQVDMRMFITETGRTALTSLVDVQRGPAVDALITGEKVELRVEGKMVYVVDLDGNLIGRIEPKLSHRLVELINGGNRYLAAVVQSDSRNVRILIREVYQDPSQRGRVSFPGKLGEGATILSSLRFDDYEDVLDEEELVEEPETFDDDFVGSDDEEEIGLDEIDQDIGDDDDNLEE; from the coding sequence ATGGCCTTGTCAAAGCAAGATGAAAAGATGCGCATTCGCCGCCGCTTGCAAGAAAAAGCCATTGAACTGGCTGCCCTTAACCGCTGGCAAGAGGCGGCTGATTTGAACCAACAATTGTTGCGGGTAGGTGAGGATGTTGAGACCTACAATCGGCTCGGAAAAGCGCTCTTCGAGCTGGGCAAGTATGCCGATAGTCACCGTGCCTACCAGAATGCGTTGCGTCTGAATGCAGCCAATCCAATTGCGCGCAAGAATGTGGCGCGCCTTGAAGCATTGCTGGCCCGTGGCATCACCGAGGCGCCTATCACCCGCTCAACCCGCCAGCAAGTGGATATGCGCATGTTTATTACCGAGACCGGACGTACTGCACTGACTTCGTTGGTTGATGTGCAACGCGGCCCTGCGGTCGATGCGCTGATCACCGGTGAGAAGGTCGAATTGCGGGTCGAAGGCAAGATGGTGTATGTCGTTGATCTCGATGGCAACCTGATTGGACGCATCGAGCCGAAGCTGAGCCATCGCCTCGTTGAACTGATCAACGGTGGTAACCGTTACCTGGCAGCCGTGGTGCAATCAGACTCACGCAACGTTCGGATTTTGATACGCGAGGTGTACCAGGATCCGAGTCAGCGCGGTCGCGTCTCATTTCCCGGCAAGCTGGGCGAGGGGGCTACAATCCTCTCCTCGTTGCGCTTCGACGATTACGAAGATGTGCTCGACGAAGAGGAACTGGTTGAAGAACCAGAAACGTTCGACGATGACTTTGTCGGTAGTGATGATGAGGAAGAGATCGGTCTTGATGAAATCGATCAAGACATTGGCGACGACGACGACAATCTTGAAGAGTAG
- the miaB gene encoding tRNA (N6-isopentenyl adenosine(37)-C2)-methylthiotransferase MiaB — MQDVIFFDQRPRPDRDQTPRERRYYVWTVGCQMNISDSERLEAALQGVGYSPATRPEDASFIVLNSCSVRASAEERILGKLGELVRVKRQHPDTRIVLWGCMVGPNNRSIFADQLPMVDHFVSPSAVDEVVALAPNPIYTLDEPALPVRDWSHPPVSVHVPIQYGCNMTCSYCVIPLRRGRERSRPLAEIVEEVRRIVARGAKEITLLGQIVDSWGHDLPGRPELADLLEAVDPTPGLLRLRFLTSHPAWMTDRLIETVARLPRCQPEINLPVQAGSDRVLKLMRRGYTVARYKTLIARIRAAIPDISLTTDIIVGHPGETEDDFRQTMDLCAEIGFDKVHIAAFSARPGTRAAEQEQDPALAVPPAVKEERRRRLEQLQEQIATERMARFLGQTVEVLVEGESKGKWRGRTPGNRLVFFSHPADLTGQLVPVKITATSPWSLQGVPQLDDSVNAQSKENGLVKAR; from the coding sequence ATGCAGGACGTGATCTTTTTCGACCAGCGCCCCCGTCCAGATCGTGATCAGACGCCGCGCGAGCGGCGCTATTACGTCTGGACTGTTGGGTGTCAGATGAATATCTCAGACTCTGAACGGCTTGAAGCTGCGCTGCAGGGTGTGGGCTATAGCCCGGCAACCCGTCCTGAAGATGCCAGCTTTATTGTGCTGAATTCGTGCAGTGTGCGCGCTTCAGCCGAAGAGCGTATCCTTGGTAAGCTCGGTGAGTTGGTCCGGGTTAAGCGGCAGCACCCCGATACCCGGATTGTACTCTGGGGTTGTATGGTTGGCCCCAATAATCGCTCCATCTTCGCCGATCAATTACCGATGGTTGATCACTTTGTTTCACCTTCGGCTGTCGATGAGGTGGTAGCCCTGGCGCCTAACCCCATCTACACGCTCGACGAGCCGGCATTGCCCGTGCGTGACTGGAGCCATCCGCCGGTATCGGTGCATGTCCCCATTCAGTACGGTTGCAATATGACTTGCTCCTACTGCGTGATTCCGCTGCGCCGGGGTCGTGAACGCTCGCGACCACTCGCCGAGATTGTCGAAGAGGTGCGCCGTATTGTGGCTCGTGGCGCGAAAGAAATCACGCTCCTCGGCCAGATTGTCGATTCCTGGGGGCACGATTTGCCCGGTCGCCCTGAACTGGCTGACTTGCTTGAGGCTGTTGATCCCACGCCGGGTTTGCTGCGCCTGCGCTTCCTGACCTCACATCCGGCCTGGATGACTGACCGTCTGATCGAGACGGTTGCCCGCTTGCCGCGTTGTCAGCCAGAGATTAATCTACCGGTACAGGCTGGTTCTGACCGGGTCCTCAAGCTGATGCGTCGTGGCTATACGGTTGCTCGCTACAAGACGCTGATTGCCAGGATTCGCGCTGCGATCCCTGACATTTCACTGACGACCGACATTATCGTTGGTCATCCTGGCGAAACCGAGGATGATTTCCGTCAGACGATGGATCTGTGTGCTGAAATCGGTTTTGATAAAGTCCATATCGCGGCCTTCTCTGCCCGTCCCGGTACACGGGCTGCCGAACAGGAGCAAGACCCGGCCCTCGCTGTACCACCTGCCGTGAAAGAAGAACGCCGCCGCCGGCTCGAACAGTTGCAAGAGCAGATTGCTACCGAACGCATGGCTCGCTTCCTCGGCCAAACAGTAGAGGTATTGGTTGAGGGTGAAAGCAAGGGGAAATGGCGTGGTCGTACCCCTGGCAACCGCCTGGTCTTCTTCAGTCACCCTGCCGATCTAACCGGTCAGTTGGTGCCGGTGAAGATCACCGCTACCAGCCCATGGTCGTTGCAGGGAGTGCCGCAATTAGATGATTCTGTTAATGCTCAATCCAAGGAGAATGGCCTTGTCAAAGCAAGATGA
- a CDS encoding NEW3 domain-containing protein, with product MNISSRTWNALVAACTTLLILLLALPQIPVTAAPLAQTIDFSWIPTSVSTSGQPGQISLAVNATLQNRGASDNFGISANMPSGWSPLTISPGQPINIPANSSQSFTFFFDIPATAAPGTYTIDILAFRTSAQNVTSLFRIIVQVAQATPTVTTTPVPPTPTPAFICSDGFEPDNNPAQAKRIDVQIPQEHVICPTGDEDWLYFGGVGGKVYTIDVPVMRPGIDLSLELLDSQLNRVAFNDDFYNRDPANPNPGDTRPRITVRIPADGTYYIKVRDTAGRGGTDYSYVIVLLDESNGPTPATAESVCLDIFEPDGLPEQARLITSNEVQENRRLCPTGDADWVTFFAKAGKRYVIYTDTRRYRGPNTVNNDTQAGADTVLVLADRDGVSILDINDDVPGGNTLDSQIEFTPSVDGFYFVQVKNVGDIGNQFIRYDLVLLLCLPGQTDCRRPASPLPGLPDNPVVPPATSTPIRAPVVTDPTNTPAPTPTPTP from the coding sequence ATGAATATCTCATCACGCACGTGGAACGCTCTGGTCGCAGCATGTACGACCTTATTGATATTGCTTCTTGCCCTTCCCCAAATTCCGGTTACTGCTGCACCGCTTGCACAAACAATCGACTTTTCCTGGATCCCAACCTCGGTTTCAACCAGTGGACAACCCGGACAAATATCGCTTGCCGTTAATGCAACGCTGCAAAACCGCGGAGCGTCGGACAATTTTGGTATTTCCGCCAATATGCCGTCAGGCTGGTCACCGCTGACCATATCGCCCGGTCAGCCGATTAACATTCCAGCCAATTCTTCGCAAAGCTTTACCTTCTTCTTCGATATTCCGGCTACTGCTGCTCCCGGGACCTACACGATTGATATCCTTGCATTTCGCACCAGTGCACAAAACGTAACATCTCTCTTCCGCATTATTGTTCAGGTTGCGCAAGCAACGCCAACTGTAACAACTACTCCTGTTCCACCAACACCAACACCAGCGTTTATTTGCAGCGATGGCTTCGAGCCAGATAATAATCCGGCGCAGGCTAAACGTATCGATGTCCAGATTCCCCAAGAACACGTGATCTGTCCGACCGGCGATGAAGACTGGCTCTACTTCGGTGGTGTAGGTGGCAAGGTTTACACGATTGATGTACCGGTGATGCGGCCGGGTATTGACCTTTCATTAGAATTGCTCGATAGCCAGTTGAACCGGGTGGCCTTTAACGATGACTTCTACAATCGCGATCCGGCCAATCCCAACCCTGGTGATACACGACCACGGATTACGGTTCGTATTCCGGCCGATGGTACGTATTACATCAAAGTGCGTGACACTGCCGGCAGGGGTGGTACCGATTATTCATACGTGATTGTGTTGTTGGATGAGAGCAATGGCCCGACCCCGGCTACTGCTGAGTCGGTCTGTCTGGATATCTTTGAACCAGACGGCTTGCCTGAGCAGGCACGTTTGATTACGTCTAACGAAGTACAAGAAAATCGACGCCTGTGCCCAACCGGTGATGCCGATTGGGTGACGTTCTTTGCCAAGGCCGGGAAGCGTTATGTGATTTACACTGATACCCGGCGTTACCGAGGACCAAATACCGTCAATAATGACACCCAGGCTGGTGCGGATACGGTACTGGTACTGGCAGACCGTGATGGCGTTAGTATTCTTGACATCAACGATGACGTGCCGGGTGGGAATACGCTGGACTCACAGATTGAGTTTACCCCCAGCGTTGATGGTTTCTATTTTGTGCAAGTGAAAAATGTTGGTGACATCGGCAATCAGTTCATCCGGTATGATCTTGTCTTGTTACTCTGTTTGCCAGGTCAAACCGATTGCCGGCGGCCAGCGTCGCCACTACCCGGCCTGCCGGACAATCCTGTGGTGCCACCGGCGACATCAACGCCGATCAGAGCACCGGTGGTAACCGATCCAACAAATACGCCAGCGCCAACACCGACACCAACACCATAG